Proteins encoded by one window of Sinorhizobium arboris LMG 14919:
- a CDS encoding inositol monophosphatase family protein, whose product MTSHVVPGLEARLALAETIGREAGTMALDFFTRRETLIIETKRDPQDLVSIADREVENLIRDRIAEAYPEDGVLGEEYGLVSGSSGFTWAVDPIDGTSPFVNGMPNWCVSIALVHAGLPVVGVIAAPCHGELYAAALGLGARLNGKALALDGSRTIRNHVTGLGANNYVKPAFVGRMVENLLDAGGTFIRNGSGALMLAYVAAGRLVGYYEPYMHAWDCLAGYCLVREAGGWYLPFPTEGEGLTRGSIVLAAAPGAVDDLRKLAGV is encoded by the coding sequence ATGACATCTCACGTCGTCCCCGGGCTCGAAGCCCGCCTGGCATTGGCCGAAACCATCGGGCGCGAGGCAGGCACGATGGCGCTCGACTTTTTCACGCGCCGCGAAACCCTGATCATCGAAACAAAGCGCGATCCGCAGGACCTCGTTTCCATCGCCGACCGCGAGGTCGAAAATCTCATCCGCGACCGGATCGCGGAGGCCTACCCGGAAGATGGAGTGCTCGGCGAGGAGTACGGCCTCGTTTCCGGCAGCTCAGGCTTCACCTGGGCTGTCGATCCGATCGACGGCACAAGCCCATTCGTCAACGGCATGCCCAATTGGTGCGTCTCCATCGCCCTTGTCCATGCCGGCCTGCCGGTGGTGGGCGTCATCGCCGCACCATGCCACGGCGAACTCTATGCGGCAGCACTCGGGCTCGGCGCAAGGCTGAACGGCAAGGCCCTCGCACTCGACGGATCGCGCACCATACGCAACCACGTGACCGGGCTCGGCGCCAATAACTACGTTAAGCCGGCTTTCGTCGGAAGGATGGTCGAAAACCTGCTGGATGCGGGCGGCACGTTCATTCGCAACGGCTCCGGCGCGCTCATGCTGGCCTATGTCGCGGCCGGCCGTCTGGTGGGCTATTACGAGCCCTATATGCACGCGTGGGATTGCCTCGCCGGCTATTGTCTCGTCCGGGAAGCGGGCGGCTGGTACCTGCCCTTCCCCACTGAGGGAGAGGGATTGACCCGCGGCTCGATCGTCCTTGCCGCCGCGCCCGGCGCAGTCGACGACCTGAGGAAGCTTGCGGGCGTTTGA
- a CDS encoding sigma factor — MRAFEARAAASTSLENARRRAPRAPDVIEHGAVSWNDQHKLGGDRTQVIGMEMRHEVYIANRPALVAYATRIIRSREAAEDIVQDAFLRLAPAQANATSPSQMLSYLCEGVRGFD, encoded by the coding sequence TTGCGGGCGTTTGAGGCTCGCGCCGCTGCTTCGACGTCACTTGAAAATGCCCGCCGGCGTGCCCCCCGCGCGCCGGATGTGATCGAGCATGGCGCGGTATCGTGGAACGACCAACACAAACTCGGCGGCGACCGGACGCAGGTAATCGGCATGGAAATGCGCCACGAGGTCTATATCGCCAACCGCCCAGCGCTGGTGGCCTACGCCACGCGGATCATCCGATCGCGAGAGGCTGCAGAGGATATTGTCCAGGATGCTTTTCTTCGGCTCGCCCCGGCCCAGGCCAATGCAACCTCGCCTAGCCAGATGCTGTCCTATCTCTGCGAAGGCGTGAGAGGCTTCGATTAG
- a CDS encoding adenylate/guanylate cyclase domain-containing protein, with the protein MATGNDFQRQAIAAHVDQRLAGPARAILGFQELLVEQARDLGLHHVRSDLDRIGSAAKQLNGLIDRLLDGTACALEEGEAEAEARLRHDLRTPLNAIIGYSEMILEEARDAQQHALAEDLQVILSAAAELLRQVDAIARLSRGETVDMLQTVERTGIDAAGLEQLLFKAQEVAWPERGGRILLVDDVASNRDLLSRRLRREGHCVVTAESGLSALAKLAEDEFDLILLDILMPDMNGIEMLSRLKSEERWQHVPVIMISGLSEVTAVARCIEAGADDYLTKPFNPILLRARINSTLEKKRWLDRERHYLQQIKTEKMRSDSLIRAILPDQIVARLQDGEEIIADRFEEVSILFADIVGFSPIAAKLSPSDLVRRLDGMFRKFDLLTEQHRVEKIKTIGDAYMAACGIPEPAPDHADRILALGMSMLRSLQDTEAGTDRFRIRIGIHSGAVVAGLIGRLRFVYDVWGETVNIASRLESQGIADCIQISEATRRALRGEWALERRCALDLRGIGMVETYLVG; encoded by the coding sequence ATGGCCACCGGCAACGACTTTCAGCGCCAGGCGATTGCCGCTCACGTGGACCAGCGGCTGGCCGGGCCGGCGCGGGCAATCCTGGGTTTCCAGGAGCTGCTCGTCGAGCAGGCGCGGGATCTGGGTCTGCATCACGTAAGGAGCGACCTGGATCGGATAGGCTCTGCAGCGAAGCAATTGAACGGCCTTATCGATCGCCTTCTCGATGGCACGGCCTGCGCTCTGGAGGAGGGGGAAGCGGAGGCCGAGGCAAGGCTCCGGCATGATCTGCGCACGCCGCTCAACGCCATCATCGGCTATTCCGAAATGATTCTCGAGGAGGCAAGGGATGCGCAGCAGCATGCGCTGGCCGAGGATCTCCAGGTGATACTTTCGGCGGCGGCGGAGCTCTTGAGGCAAGTCGACGCCATCGCCAGACTGTCGCGCGGCGAGACCGTCGACATGCTTCAGACGGTGGAACGCACCGGGATCGACGCGGCAGGGCTTGAGCAGCTTCTGTTCAAGGCGCAGGAGGTTGCATGGCCGGAACGGGGCGGCAGGATCCTTCTCGTCGACGACGTGGCCAGCAACCGCGATCTCCTGTCCCGGCGGCTGCGACGCGAGGGCCATTGCGTCGTCACCGCCGAATCCGGACTGTCCGCCCTCGCGAAATTGGCCGAAGACGAGTTCGACCTGATCCTGCTCGACATTCTCATGCCGGACATGAACGGCATCGAGATGCTGTCGCGACTGAAGTCCGAGGAGCGGTGGCAGCACGTTCCGGTCATCATGATATCGGGCCTGAGTGAAGTCACGGCGGTAGCCCGCTGCATCGAGGCCGGAGCCGACGACTACCTGACGAAACCCTTCAATCCGATACTCTTGCGAGCACGGATCAACTCCACGCTTGAGAAGAAGCGCTGGCTCGATCGGGAACGCCATTATCTCCAGCAGATAAAAACGGAAAAGATGCGGTCGGATTCGCTCATTCGAGCGATATTGCCAGACCAGATCGTTGCCCGGCTGCAGGATGGCGAAGAGATCATCGCGGACCGCTTCGAAGAGGTCTCCATTCTGTTTGCTGATATCGTCGGCTTTTCGCCCATTGCGGCAAAGCTCTCCCCGTCCGATCTGGTCAGGCGCCTCGACGGGATGTTCAGGAAGTTCGATCTGCTGACCGAGCAGCATCGCGTCGAGAAGATCAAGACCATCGGAGACGCCTATATGGCCGCCTGCGGGATCCCCGAGCCTGCACCGGATCACGCCGACAGGATCTTGGCTCTCGGAATGTCCATGCTGCGATCGCTGCAGGACACGGAAGCCGGGACCGACCGTTTTCGGATTCGGATCGGGATACATTCAGGCGCTGTCGTCGCCGGGCTCATCGGGCGGCTGCGATTTGTCTACGACGTGTGGGGGGAAACGGTGAACATCGCGAGCCGCCTCGAGTCCCAGGGGATTGCCGACTGCATACAGATCTCCGAGGCGACGAGGCGCGCTCTTCGTGGCGAATGGGCGCTTGAGCGGCGTTGCGCCTTGGACCTGCGAGGAATCGGCATGGTCGAGACCTATCTCGTTGGATAG
- a CDS encoding response regulator, translated as MTRILLVEDNEMNRDMLSRRLSRRGFDVLIAENGKAGVELAKTEMPDLILMDMSLPVMDGWEATRRIKANPLTSGIPVIALTAHAMASDREMALAAGCDDYDSKPVDLPQLVRKIEQLLAT; from the coding sequence ATGACGAGAATCCTTCTGGTGGAAGACAATGAGATGAACCGCGACATGCTTTCGCGGCGGCTGTCACGTCGCGGCTTCGACGTGCTGATTGCTGAGAACGGAAAGGCCGGCGTCGAACTTGCCAAGACGGAAATGCCGGACCTCATCCTCATGGATATGAGTCTGCCGGTGATGGATGGATGGGAAGCAACGCGGCGGATCAAGGCCAATCCGCTTACATCGGGAATACCGGTCATCGCGCTGACGGCGCACGCCATGGCGAGCGACCGGGAGATGGCCCTTGCCGCCGGCTGCGACGATTACGACAGCAAGCCGGTCGACTTGCCCCAACTCGTCCGTAAGATCGAGCAGTTGCTCGCGACATAG
- a CDS encoding response regulator, producing MSALGHELRSAEAGGPAKRLDSRITDLPISARVAALTAAGLISLVLSSLFLTQALYRSAERMAETRELFDRAASAASAHVAFGDLRYWLTDLSVSLLMNSQRNADEARERLQVQLARLARHAPEAVEEIRAEVDAYVETAMQAADSYTQDNRIVGNALLAEARTHSGKVDADLNRLVEQVKAEAEAARSEVVAQTEKTATTAAILVGGVLLIGSLLTLLVLRSIVGPLRRLNRVIGDLTEGRYEVEIPEGGGDELGAMARTLSLFRESAIEKKKLEDEAERQRRTIAAALEVISDGFVLYDSEDRILVANSKYCEIFPSHTPNTLRGRSFREIVEQNLEMGQVDLEGKSPKEWLDERVRLHGDPAGLVDEKRFGDKWVRISKRKIPDGGTVAVYTDITELKQRQVELERAKSRAESANEAKSRFLASMSHELRTPLNAIIGYSEMLMEEARDHGDEELVPDLDKIASAGRHLLSLINDILDLSKIEANKMEVFRETFGVAALLRDVAATVAPLMAKNGNEFTQDFGADLGEMHSDQTKLRQNLFNLLSNAAKFTTGGRVTLKVWREQRAERDWLVFQVSDTGIGMTPEQQERLFNAFTQADASTTRNYGGTGLGLSITRSFCRMIGGVVTVRSEVGKGSVFTMEVPAQCEREADRPPAAPAPQVRSGRTALIIDDEPAARSLIAKALAEAGLASIEASNGQEGLVAAREHRPDAIILDIIMPHQDGWSVLRALKNDPELCTIPVILATILADRELGLSLGAVEYLTKPIDTDKLVRTIEAFGGGKDDVLIVDDDQASREFLRRILVKRKWTVHEASDGIRGLEMMKRLLPRLVLLDLLMPEMDGFQTLSEMQRIPELQNIPVVVVTSKDLSANELKWLRDRAVAVVNKGANSRSQLVEALERQIGSGALAGNALANG from the coding sequence ATGAGCGCGCTCGGGCATGAGCTGCGGTCGGCAGAGGCCGGCGGGCCCGCGAAACGGCTCGACAGCCGGATCACCGATCTGCCGATCTCTGCCCGCGTGGCTGCGCTTACGGCGGCCGGCCTGATCAGCCTTGTTCTTTCATCCCTGTTTCTCACGCAGGCGCTTTATCGCAGCGCCGAGCGCATGGCCGAGACCAGGGAGCTTTTCGACCGGGCGGCATCGGCAGCCTCGGCCCATGTGGCATTTGGCGATCTCAGATACTGGTTGACGGACCTCTCCGTCAGTCTGCTGATGAATTCCCAGCGCAATGCCGACGAGGCACGCGAACGGTTGCAGGTGCAACTGGCCCGCCTTGCAAGGCACGCGCCCGAGGCGGTGGAGGAAATTCGCGCCGAGGTCGACGCCTATGTAGAGACGGCGATGCAGGCAGCCGACAGCTACACCCAGGACAACCGTATCGTCGGCAATGCTTTGCTGGCCGAAGCGCGCACCCACAGCGGGAAGGTCGATGCGGATCTTAACAGGCTCGTCGAACAGGTTAAGGCCGAGGCGGAAGCCGCCCGCAGCGAGGTTGTCGCGCAAACCGAGAAGACCGCCACGACCGCCGCCATCCTGGTGGGAGGCGTGTTGCTGATCGGCTCGCTGCTGACGCTTCTCGTCCTGCGCTCGATCGTCGGCCCTCTGCGGCGTCTCAATCGCGTCATCGGCGATCTGACGGAAGGGCGCTACGAGGTCGAGATCCCCGAGGGGGGCGGCGACGAACTCGGAGCAATGGCAAGGACGCTTTCGCTTTTCCGGGAAAGCGCGATCGAAAAGAAAAAGCTCGAAGACGAGGCGGAGCGGCAGCGGCGGACGATCGCGGCCGCGCTCGAGGTGATTTCGGACGGCTTCGTCCTCTACGACTCCGAAGACAGGATACTGGTCGCCAACAGCAAGTATTGCGAAATCTTCCCGAGCCACACACCGAATACGCTTCGCGGCAGGAGTTTCCGCGAGATCGTGGAGCAGAACCTGGAGATGGGCCAGGTGGACCTCGAAGGCAAGTCGCCGAAGGAGTGGCTCGACGAGCGGGTAAGGCTCCACGGGGATCCTGCCGGGCTCGTCGATGAGAAGCGGTTCGGCGATAAATGGGTTCGTATCAGCAAGCGCAAGATTCCGGACGGTGGGACGGTGGCCGTCTACACCGATATTACCGAGCTCAAGCAGCGGCAGGTTGAACTCGAGCGTGCGAAGAGCCGTGCAGAGTCGGCAAATGAGGCCAAGAGCCGGTTTCTCGCCTCCATGAGCCACGAGTTGCGCACGCCGCTTAACGCGATCATCGGCTACAGCGAGATGCTGATGGAGGAGGCACGCGACCACGGGGATGAGGAGCTTGTCCCGGACCTCGATAAAATAGCGTCTGCGGGCAGGCATCTTCTTTCGCTTATCAACGACATTCTCGACCTGTCGAAGATCGAGGCGAACAAAATGGAGGTTTTCCGCGAGACCTTCGGCGTTGCCGCATTGCTTCGCGACGTTGCCGCAACGGTCGCGCCGTTGATGGCCAAGAACGGAAACGAATTCACGCAGGACTTCGGGGCCGATCTCGGCGAGATGCATTCCGACCAGACCAAGCTGCGCCAGAACCTTTTCAACCTGCTCAGCAATGCCGCCAAGTTCACCACTGGCGGGCGGGTGACCCTGAAGGTATGGCGGGAGCAGAGAGCGGAGCGTGATTGGCTTGTATTCCAGGTCTCCGACACCGGTATCGGCATGACACCGGAGCAGCAGGAACGGCTTTTCAATGCCTTCACCCAGGCCGATGCTTCCACCACCCGAAACTACGGCGGCACGGGCCTCGGTCTGAGCATCACGCGCAGCTTCTGCCGCATGATAGGCGGGGTCGTCACCGTAAGGAGCGAGGTCGGCAAGGGTTCGGTGTTCACGATGGAGGTGCCGGCGCAGTGCGAGAGAGAGGCCGACAGACCACCGGCCGCACCGGCACCGCAGGTACGGTCAGGCCGCACCGCACTCATCATCGACGACGAGCCGGCTGCGCGCAGCCTTATTGCAAAGGCGCTGGCAGAAGCGGGCCTCGCTTCGATCGAAGCATCGAACGGACAGGAGGGATTGGTCGCCGCACGCGAGCATCGGCCAGACGCAATCATTCTCGACATCATCATGCCGCATCAGGACGGCTGGTCGGTCCTGCGCGCTTTGAAGAACGATCCCGAATTATGCACGATCCCGGTGATCCTGGCGACGATCCTTGCGGATCGCGAACTGGGTCTTTCGCTGGGCGCGGTCGAATATCTGACGAAGCCCATCGACACCGACAAACTGGTCCGGACGATCGAGGCATTCGGGGGCGGCAAGGACGACGTGCTGATCGTCGACGACGATCAGGCCTCCCGCGAGTTTCTCCGGCGCATTCTGGTCAAGAGAAAATGGACCGTACATGAGGCGAGCGACGGCATTCGCGGGCTGGAAATGATGAAGCGGCTTCTGCCGCGTCTCGTGCTGCTCGACCTTCTGATGCCGGAAATGGATGGATTCCAGACGCTGAGCGAAATGCAGAGGATTCCGGAGCTGCAGAACATTCCGGTGGTGGTGGTCACTTCGAAGGACCTCTCGGCAAACGAGCTGAAATGGTTGCGCGACCGGGCGGTCGCCGTCGTGAACAAGGGCGCAAACAGCAGGTCCCAACTGGTCGAGGCACTCGAGCGTCAGATCGGATCGGGCGCCTTGGCCGGCAACGCCCTCGCGAACGGCTGA
- a CDS encoding Tll0287-like domain-containing protein, protein MEALSALARNCMVAVLCGCALFVPSVAAEDAADIATGTRLAELLRAARNVLSNYQSLINDPAIGDKKLDGERFTAETIALYAERTGHRLTSDDLGERDRKLLQAQIEAMREVVNEEQDDINRPGIGFKGFVPAIFARLMNEKFAVKAGNEALVRVTAPEVLVRNRKSLPDAWEARVIKEVFSDPQRPKGELYTEVTQVDGRPAFRMLLPEYYTESCLSCHGSPKGEIDVTGYPKEGGKAGDLGGAISIVLFK, encoded by the coding sequence ATGGAAGCCCTTTCAGCCCTGGCGCGAAACTGCATGGTTGCCGTATTGTGCGGTTGCGCGCTCTTCGTACCTTCGGTTGCTGCTGAGGACGCCGCCGATATCGCCACCGGTACACGGCTCGCCGAGTTGCTGCGTGCCGCCCGGAACGTCCTTTCCAACTACCAGTCGCTCATCAATGATCCTGCAATCGGAGACAAGAAGCTCGACGGCGAGCGTTTCACTGCCGAGACGATCGCCCTCTATGCGGAGCGCACCGGCCACAGGTTGACCTCGGATGACCTCGGCGAGCGCGATCGCAAGCTTCTGCAGGCGCAGATCGAGGCGATGCGGGAGGTCGTGAACGAAGAGCAGGACGACATAAACCGGCCCGGAATCGGGTTCAAGGGCTTCGTCCCGGCCATTTTCGCGCGCCTGATGAACGAGAAATTTGCCGTCAAGGCGGGCAATGAGGCGCTGGTCCGCGTTACGGCGCCGGAGGTGCTGGTCCGCAACCGCAAGTCGCTTCCCGACGCTTGGGAAGCGCGGGTCATCAAGGAGGTCTTTTCGGATCCGCAGAGGCCGAAGGGTGAACTCTATACGGAAGTGACGCAGGTGGACGGCCGTCCTGCCTTCCGGATGCTGCTGCCGGAATATTACACGGAGTCGTGCCTTTCCTGTCACGGTTCGCCGAAAGGCGAAATCGACGTCACCGGCTATCCGAAGGAAGGCGGCAAGGCCGGTGATCTGGGCGGTGCCATCAGCATCGTCTTGTTCAAATGA
- the apnL gene encoding D-apionate lactonase, which produces MMVSRAFLLCGTDEKEPETRRIEAGRLSAEVVGGNLRGIRFAGKEVLRAISFLVRDRDWGTCEATIGDLTVEDGHTGTTIRYSARFRSPDGALLVCSATIDLTPDRLAFDACFTPDRDFETARAGFAVLHPIADLAGRPVDVEHGDGTVEQSVFPELIEPWQPFKEIAAITHDVSSGIRAECRFAGDVFEMEDQRNWTDGSYKTYVRPLELPWPYLMKAGETVQQSVTLSIRTAGEAPGAEERGQEEIRLSLRRDAGRLPQIGVGLRPDTAAEERHHAGLLKQLGARHLVCHFDPDAGHGTAALRHFREVADTAGCVVMLECFVPCRRPLEEELGEIAQLVRQSGLTLASLAVSPSVDRQSTPPGSIWPECPPLEQVYAAARKAFPGVPIGGGMFSYFTELNRKRVPAEGLSYVTHCTNPIVHAADDISVMQTFEALRDVTRSVRAIYGAKPYRIGPSTIAMRQNPYGNATKDNRLGKRIAMAAKDPRHNALFGAAWTLAYAAAVADAEPELLTLSTLAGSFGLIAGAGEPVGAGRTRPLFHVLHWLTQLSDGARIAVETSAPERVVGLGSTLNGTTTLLLANLTPDPQRVTLSEVGARRLTLVDETWLRDGAKEPEAKAHQGDRLDLPAYAAARIDVL; this is translated from the coding sequence ATGATGGTTTCTCGTGCCTTTCTCCTCTGCGGCACCGACGAGAAGGAGCCGGAGACGCGCAGGATCGAGGCAGGCCGCTTGAGCGCCGAGGTCGTGGGCGGCAATCTGCGCGGCATCCGCTTTGCCGGGAAAGAAGTGCTCAGGGCCATCTCCTTTCTCGTTCGTGACCGGGATTGGGGCACCTGCGAGGCGACAATCGGCGATCTGACCGTCGAAGATGGCCACACGGGAACGACCATTCGTTATTCAGCCCGGTTCCGGTCGCCGGATGGGGCTCTCCTCGTTTGCAGCGCAACCATTGACCTGACGCCCGATCGCCTCGCCTTCGACGCGTGCTTCACGCCGGACCGCGATTTCGAAACGGCGCGCGCCGGCTTCGCAGTCCTGCATCCGATCGCCGATCTGGCCGGGCGGCCCGTCGATGTGGAGCATGGAGACGGCACGGTTGAACAGTCCGTCTTTCCTGAACTCATCGAGCCCTGGCAGCCATTCAAGGAGATCGCGGCGATCACGCACGACGTTTCGTCCGGCATCAGGGCCGAGTGCCGCTTCGCCGGCGACGTGTTCGAGATGGAGGATCAGCGGAACTGGACCGACGGCTCCTACAAGACCTACGTTCGCCCGCTGGAACTGCCCTGGCCCTATCTAATGAAGGCGGGAGAGACGGTACAGCAGAGCGTGACGCTTTCGATCCGCACGGCGGGGGAGGCGCCTGGAGCGGAAGAGCGAGGGCAGGAAGAGATCCGTCTCTCACTCAGGCGCGACGCCGGGCGATTACCCCAGATCGGCGTCGGTCTGCGGCCCGACACTGCAGCCGAAGAGCGGCACCATGCGGGTCTTCTGAAGCAGCTGGGCGCACGGCATCTCGTCTGTCACTTCGACCCGGACGCCGGTCACGGTACGGCCGCTCTTCGCCATTTCCGGGAGGTGGCGGATACGGCGGGCTGCGTGGTGATGCTCGAATGTTTCGTTCCGTGCAGGCGGCCCTTGGAAGAGGAACTCGGCGAGATCGCGCAGCTGGTGCGCCAAAGCGGCCTCACGCTCGCAAGCCTTGCCGTCTCCCCATCGGTCGACCGGCAGTCGACCCCGCCCGGCAGCATCTGGCCGGAATGCCCGCCGCTCGAACAAGTCTATGCGGCCGCTCGGAAGGCATTTCCGGGCGTGCCGATCGGCGGCGGCATGTTCAGCTATTTCACCGAACTCAACCGCAAGCGCGTGCCCGCCGAAGGGCTTTCCTACGTCACCCACTGCACCAATCCGATCGTCCATGCCGCCGACGACATAAGCGTGATGCAGACCTTCGAGGCACTCCGGGACGTAACCCGGTCCGTTCGCGCCATTTACGGCGCGAAGCCCTATCGCATCGGTCCTTCCACGATCGCCATGCGCCAGAACCCCTATGGCAATGCGACGAAGGACAATCGGTTAGGCAAACGGATCGCCATGGCGGCGAAGGACCCGCGACATAACGCTCTCTTCGGAGCGGCGTGGACGCTTGCCTACGCCGCGGCGGTCGCCGATGCGGAGCCCGAGCTACTGACGCTTTCGACGCTCGCCGGATCATTCGGACTGATCGCCGGCGCCGGGGAGCCGGTCGGAGCCGGTCGGACGAGACCGTTGTTTCATGTGCTGCACTGGCTCACGCAGCTTTCTGACGGCGCACGGATCGCGGTTGAAACATCCGCGCCCGAGCGCGTTGTCGGGCTTGGTTCGACATTGAACGGAACGACCACCTTGCTGCTTGCGAATCTCACACCCGATCCGCAACGGGTGACGCTTTCCGAGGTTGGCGCGCGCAGGCTTACGCTTGTCGACGAGACCTGGTTGCGCGATGGCGCGAAAGAACCGGAGGCGAAAGCGCACCAAGGCGACAGGCTCGACCTGCCCGCTTATGCGGCTGCCCGCATCGATGTGCTTTGA
- a CDS encoding Gfo/Idh/MocA family protein, translating into MSDLKGALIGCGFFAVNQMHGWRDAEGARIVAICDRDPERLKAVGDAFGIQRRYTSAEDLFADGGFDFVDIATTAGSHRALVEMAARHGIATICQKPIAPTMEDAKAMVSACAKSGVPFMVHENFRWQSPIRAVKTAIDSGAIGDVFWGRVSFRSGYDVFSGQPYLATGKRFIIEDLGIHALDVARYIFGDATAVTARTRRVNPAIAGEDVATMLLDHDGGITSIVDCSYATRLPVEPFPETLIEVDGSEGTLRLTQGYRLAVHSKGGTALTNVEPPVLSWASPPWHNIQESVALIQQHWVETLQSGREPDTSGRDNLQTFALVEASYLSAAESRTVSLAEVLG; encoded by the coding sequence ATGAGTGATCTCAAAGGCGCGCTGATCGGCTGCGGTTTCTTCGCGGTCAACCAGATGCATGGCTGGCGCGACGCCGAAGGGGCGCGCATCGTTGCCATCTGCGATCGCGATCCGGAGCGGCTGAAGGCGGTCGGCGACGCGTTCGGCATTCAGCGGCGCTACACCTCGGCCGAAGATCTTTTTGCCGATGGCGGCTTCGATTTCGTCGACATCGCCACGACGGCCGGAAGCCACCGGGCGTTGGTGGAAATGGCCGCGCGACACGGGATCGCGACGATCTGCCAGAAGCCGATCGCGCCCACCATGGAAGACGCCAAGGCAATGGTCTCCGCCTGCGCGAAATCAGGCGTGCCGTTCATGGTCCACGAGAATTTCCGCTGGCAGTCGCCGATAAGGGCGGTAAAGACGGCGATCGACAGCGGCGCGATCGGCGATGTGTTCTGGGGACGGGTAAGCTTCCGGTCCGGCTATGACGTCTTTTCCGGCCAACCCTATCTCGCCACGGGCAAGCGCTTCATCATCGAAGATCTCGGCATTCATGCGCTCGACGTCGCACGCTACATCTTCGGCGACGCAACGGCGGTGACCGCGCGCACACGCCGGGTCAATCCGGCGATTGCCGGCGAGGATGTCGCGACGATGCTCCTGGACCATGACGGAGGGATCACCTCGATCGTCGACTGCAGTTACGCGACCAGGTTGCCGGTCGAGCCCTTTCCCGAAACTCTCATCGAGGTGGACGGGAGCGAGGGCACCCTGCGGCTAACGCAGGGCTATCGCCTTGCGGTGCACTCGAAGGGCGGGACGGCGCTGACGAATGTGGAGCCGCCCGTCCTCTCCTGGGCGTCGCCTCCCTGGCACAACATTCAGGAAAGCGTTGCGCTTATCCAGCAGCATTGGGTCGAAACCTTGCAGTCCGGGCGCGAGCCCGATACGTCCGGCCGCGACAATCTCCAGACCTTCGCGCTTGTGGAGGCCTCCTATCTGAGCGCGGCCGAGAGCCGGACCGTTTCACTGGCGGAGGTTCTCGGATGA
- a CDS encoding ABC transporter permease: MTTTATTTTDATDAASGSVLLTLMKLRTFIALFAVIAFFSVFAPNFLSTANIILMSKHVALNAFLAMGMTFVIITGGIDLSVGSIVGLCGMVAGGLILNGIDLQFGYTVYFNVVEVCLITLAVGIVIGAVNGLLITKLNVAPFIATLGTLYVARGFALLSSGGQTFPNLVGKPELATTGFAFLGSGRLLGLPVSIWILIVVALAAAYVARYTPIGRHIFAVGGNERAARMSGIRVDRVKMFVYMFSGFCAAIVGLVISSELMASHPATGNSFELNAIAAAVLGGTSMSGGRGTIGGTIIGAFVIGILSDGLVMMGISSFWQMVIKGIVIIVAVVVDQAQRRLQQQVTLMQLAKKG; this comes from the coding sequence ATGACGACGACGGCAACGACGACCACCGACGCCACGGACGCCGCGAGCGGCTCGGTGCTGCTCACATTGATGAAACTCAGAACGTTCATCGCCCTCTTCGCGGTGATCGCCTTCTTCTCGGTTTTCGCACCGAACTTTCTTTCGACTGCGAATATCATCCTGATGTCGAAGCACGTGGCGCTGAATGCCTTTCTGGCCATGGGCATGACCTTCGTCATCATAACCGGCGGCATCGATCTTTCCGTCGGTTCGATCGTCGGGCTCTGCGGCATGGTCGCCGGCGGACTCATCCTCAATGGCATCGACCTGCAGTTCGGCTACACGGTCTATTTCAACGTCGTCGAGGTCTGCCTCATCACGCTCGCCGTCGGCATCGTCATCGGTGCGGTCAACGGATTGCTGATCACCAAGCTCAACGTCGCACCCTTCATCGCCACGCTCGGCACGCTCTATGTCGCGCGGGGCTTTGCGCTGCTCTCTTCGGGCGGCCAGACCTTTCCCAACCTCGTCGGCAAGCCGGAGCTCGCGACCACGGGGTTCGCCTTCCTCGGCTCCGGCCGGCTTCTCGGACTGCCGGTTTCGATCTGGATCCTCATCGTCGTGGCGCTCGCCGCCGCTTACGTCGCGCGGTACACGCCGATCGGCCGGCACATCTTCGCCGTCGGCGGCAACGAGCGCGCCGCCCGCATGTCCGGTATCCGGGTCGATCGGGTGAAGATGTTCGTTTACATGTTCTCCGGCTTCTGCGCCGCGATTGTCGGCCTGGTCATCTCGTCGGAGCTGATGGCCTCACACCCGGCGACGGGCAATTCCTTCGAGCTGAATGCCATCGCCGCAGCGGTTCTCGGAGGCACGTCGATGTCCGGTGGCCGCGGGACGATCGGCGGCACCATTATCGGCGCCTTCGTTATCGGCATCCTTTCTGACGGTCTCGTCATGATGGGCATTTCCTCTTTCTGGCAGATGGTCATCAAGGGGATCGTGATTATCGTCGCCGTCGTCGTGGATCAGGCGCAACGCCGACTGCAGCAGCAGGTCACGCTGATGCAGCTTGCGAAAAAGGGGTGA